A single region of the Microlunatus panaciterrae genome encodes:
- a CDS encoding LacI family DNA-binding transcriptional regulator, translating into MVRATVIDVARLAGVSPKTVSNVVNGTVTVSPKTRARVEQALAELDYVPNLSARGLRNGRTGVIALALPDLSTPYSAEVAHHFVKSATERGWSIQIEETGIDLKREEQLLSTARAHLVDGLILNPVLLETTAVQRGVSLPPVVLIGEVDQPIADHVWVDNVAAMREVTQLLIAEGHRRIAFLGVMNSASSRLRLQGFHEAMDLAGLERIPGWEISCAQWTAQGGAQAVTEFLQHHPAPDAIVCLTDSLALGALNAVASAGLRVPEDLSIVGYDDVPEAAFMVPSLTTVSFDKHELADAALTLLGARIRDRDRPIERITVPHTIVRRASTTARGPR; encoded by the coding sequence ATGGTCCGCGCCACGGTGATCGACGTCGCCCGGTTGGCGGGCGTCTCGCCGAAGACGGTCTCCAATGTGGTGAACGGCACCGTCACGGTCAGCCCCAAGACCCGCGCCCGGGTCGAGCAGGCACTGGCAGAGCTCGACTATGTACCGAACCTCTCGGCTCGTGGGCTGCGGAACGGTCGCACCGGCGTCATCGCGCTGGCACTACCGGACCTGAGCACGCCCTACTCGGCCGAGGTGGCCCATCACTTCGTCAAGTCCGCCACCGAGCGAGGCTGGAGCATCCAGATCGAGGAGACCGGCATCGACCTCAAGCGTGAGGAGCAGCTGCTCTCCACCGCGAGGGCGCACCTGGTGGACGGCCTCATCCTCAACCCTGTGCTGCTGGAGACGACAGCGGTTCAACGCGGTGTCTCGCTGCCGCCGGTGGTCCTGATCGGGGAGGTGGACCAGCCCATCGCCGACCATGTCTGGGTCGACAACGTCGCCGCCATGCGGGAGGTCACCCAGCTGCTGATCGCGGAGGGTCACCGCCGGATCGCGTTCCTGGGCGTGATGAACTCGGCCAGCTCACGGCTAAGGCTGCAGGGCTTTCATGAAGCCATGGACTTGGCCGGCCTCGAGCGGATCCCTGGCTGGGAGATCAGCTGCGCCCAGTGGACGGCCCAGGGCGGCGCCCAGGCCGTCACCGAGTTCCTGCAGCACCATCCGGCGCCTGATGCCATCGTCTGCCTCACCGACTCGTTGGCTCTGGGCGCGCTGAACGCCGTCGCCAGTGCCGGGCTCCGGGTGCCTGAGGACCTGTCGATCGTCGGCTACGACGACGTGCCGGAGGCGGCGTTCATGGTCCCCTCGCTGACCACGGTCAGCTTCGACAAGCATGAGCTCGCCGACGCCGCGCTCACCCTGCTCGGTGCCCGGATCCGCGACCGCGATCGTCCGATCGAGCGGATCACCGTCCCTCACACCATCGTCCGCCGGGCCAGCACGACCGCGCGCGGGCCACGCTGA
- a CDS encoding extracellular solute-binding protein, translating to MSEAVPATISRRNLLLGGAALAGGALTAGALAGCSTTAAGAETMQYWHLMSGGDGIVMGDMVKAINARHLGFQTQQTVLAWGPPYYTKLAMASVGGRAPDVAIMHATRVAGYAPGGLLDVWDQDLLAEVGITQDKFPERIWKKGFTDDKLYAVALDSHPFIFMYNTDVADKAGLLGSNGQLRPISSPDELYEAGRKMAEATGVHGFSYGFLGDGAQMWRMFYTFYRQQNADFVLTQGSKAQVDMDAAVKALEVMRTILDGKIAAKSGDYGTAVAEFAGGHSGALFTGVWETPTMITAKLPFDAMTIPTIFDTPAAYADSHTFVLPHQSTPGQTRKDAYKFVAAMLKSSLKWAGAGHIPAFSPIVDSAEYKKLVPQSHYANAADIINYDPVAWFTGSGSNFQNYFAENIQNVLLGQVEPKVGMEGFIARINSLLAQPNPV from the coding sequence ATGTCAGAAGCCGTCCCCGCGACGATCTCGCGGCGCAACCTGTTGCTCGGAGGTGCCGCGCTCGCCGGTGGTGCCTTGACCGCAGGCGCCCTGGCCGGATGCAGCACGACCGCCGCCGGTGCCGAGACCATGCAGTACTGGCACCTGATGAGCGGTGGTGACGGAATCGTGATGGGCGACATGGTGAAGGCCATCAACGCCCGCCACCTGGGTTTCCAGACCCAGCAGACCGTGCTCGCCTGGGGCCCGCCCTACTACACCAAGCTGGCCATGGCCTCGGTCGGCGGTCGAGCCCCCGATGTGGCCATCATGCATGCCACCCGGGTTGCCGGCTACGCCCCCGGGGGCCTGCTGGACGTCTGGGACCAGGACCTGCTGGCCGAGGTCGGTATCACCCAGGACAAGTTCCCGGAACGGATCTGGAAGAAGGGCTTCACCGACGACAAGCTCTACGCCGTGGCCCTCGACTCGCACCCGTTCATCTTCATGTACAACACCGACGTGGCCGACAAGGCCGGCCTGCTCGGCAGCAACGGTCAGCTCAGGCCGATCAGCTCACCGGACGAGCTGTACGAGGCCGGCAGGAAGATGGCGGAGGCCACCGGCGTACACGGCTTCTCCTACGGCTTCCTCGGTGACGGCGCCCAGATGTGGCGGATGTTCTACACCTTCTACCGGCAGCAGAACGCCGACTTCGTCCTCACCCAGGGGTCCAAGGCCCAGGTGGACATGGACGCCGCGGTCAAGGCGCTCGAGGTGATGCGGACCATTCTGGACGGCAAGATCGCCGCCAAGAGCGGCGACTACGGCACCGCCGTCGCCGAGTTCGCCGGCGGCCACAGCGGCGCTCTGTTCACCGGGGTCTGGGAGACCCCGACCATGATCACCGCCAAGCTGCCCTTCGACGCGATGACCATTCCGACCATCTTCGACACCCCGGCGGCCTACGCCGACTCGCACACTTTCGTGCTGCCACACCAGTCGACCCCGGGTCAGACGCGCAAGGATGCCTACAAGTTCGTGGCGGCGATGTTGAAGAGCTCGCTGAAGTGGGCCGGGGCCGGCCACATCCCGGCCTTCAGCCCGATCGTGGACAGCGCCGAGTACAAGAAGCTGGTGCCACAGTCGCACTACGCGAACGCGGCAGACATCATCAACTACGACCCGGTGGCCTGGTTCACCGGTTCTGGGTCCAACTTCCAGAACTACTTCGCCGAGAACATCCAGAACGTCCTGCTCGGCCAGGTTGAGCCCAAGGTGGGCATGGAGGGCTTCATCGCCCGGATCAACTCGCTTCTCGCCCAGCCGAACCCGGTCTAG
- a CDS encoding sugar ABC transporter permease encodes MTTALANQTAAPGTTPGRGPSRKAQNNLSGWAFVAPFTAFFAVFLVWPIIYGFYMSLTGSSLSGSGQEVIGFANYAEAFGDPDMWHSFGNTVLFTVLSTIPLVVVSLILALLVNTGLPGQWLWRLSFFLPFLLASTVVSLFWTWMYNPQLGMINDVLANFGVEPISWLQDEKYAMVSVVITTVWWTVGFNFLLYLAALQNIPEQQYEAASLDGAGGWRQLISITIPQLGPTTVLILILQILASLKVFDQIYQMTQGGPSGVTRPIVEYIYETGFTGFRLGYAAAISYIFFAIIVVISLIQAWVNSRRSAA; translated from the coding sequence GTGACAACTGCTTTGGCTAACCAGACAGCCGCCCCGGGCACGACCCCGGGACGCGGTCCGAGCCGCAAGGCCCAGAACAACCTCTCCGGGTGGGCGTTCGTCGCACCCTTCACCGCCTTCTTCGCCGTCTTCCTGGTGTGGCCCATCATCTACGGCTTCTACATGAGCCTGACCGGGTCGAGCCTGTCCGGATCCGGTCAGGAGGTCATCGGTTTCGCCAACTATGCCGAGGCGTTCGGTGATCCCGACATGTGGCACTCCTTCGGCAACACCGTCCTGTTCACCGTGCTCAGCACCATTCCCCTGGTGGTGGTCTCCCTCATCCTCGCGCTGCTGGTGAATACCGGCCTGCCCGGACAGTGGCTGTGGCGACTGTCCTTCTTCCTGCCGTTCCTGCTGGCCTCGACCGTCGTCTCGCTGTTCTGGACCTGGATGTACAACCCCCAACTCGGCATGATCAACGACGTACTGGCCAACTTCGGGGTCGAGCCGATCTCCTGGCTGCAGGATGAGAAGTACGCGATGGTGTCTGTGGTGATCACCACCGTCTGGTGGACCGTCGGTTTCAACTTCCTGCTGTATCTGGCGGCCCTGCAGAACATCCCTGAGCAGCAGTACGAAGCGGCCTCGCTCGACGGTGCCGGGGGCTGGCGACAGCTGATCTCGATCACCATCCCGCAGCTCGGACCCACCACCGTGCTGATCTTGATCCTGCAGATCCTGGCCTCACTGAAGGTCTTCGACCAGATCTACCAGATGACCCAGGGCGGACCGTCCGGTGTCACCCGGCCGATCGTCGAGTACATCTACGAGACCGGCTTCACCGGGTTCCGACTCGGTTATGCCGCGGCCATCTCGTACATCTTCTTCGCCATCATCGTGGTCATCTCCCTGATCCAAGCCTGGGTCAACTCTCGAAGGAGTGCAGCATGA
- a CDS encoding carbohydrate ABC transporter permease: MSTATATAEGTAAEEAASPVLSRRRPFKVRPLSILAIAILVILAICWLLPFVWSVLTSLKSETDAAATPVTWWPANGFTFDAYAKVIQDGNIPRWVWNSLLTSVAITVITVAIASLAGYAFSRIDFAGRRWLFAAIIGSIIIPPQILIVPLFRQMLAFNMVDTYWGIILPQVIAPVMVFILKKFFDQVPIELEEAARVDGANRLRVFLQIVLPLSRPILAAVSIFVFIGAWNNFLWPFVVTNNANLMTLPVGLQTVKSAYGIQYAQNMASAILAALPLIVVFLFFQKQIIKGVATTGFGGT, encoded by the coding sequence ATGAGCACCGCTACCGCCACTGCCGAGGGCACCGCGGCCGAGGAAGCCGCCAGCCCCGTTCTCAGCCGGCGCCGGCCGTTCAAGGTCCGGCCGCTGTCGATCCTGGCGATCGCCATCCTGGTCATCCTGGCCATCTGCTGGCTGCTGCCTTTCGTCTGGTCCGTCCTCACCTCGCTCAAGAGCGAGACCGATGCGGCCGCGACACCGGTCACCTGGTGGCCGGCCAACGGGTTCACGTTCGACGCCTACGCCAAGGTGATCCAGGATGGGAACATTCCTCGTTGGGTCTGGAACAGCCTGCTCACGTCGGTCGCCATCACCGTGATCACGGTGGCCATCGCTTCGCTGGCCGGCTATGCGTTCTCCAGGATCGACTTCGCGGGCCGGCGCTGGCTGTTCGCCGCGATCATCGGCTCCATCATCATCCCGCCGCAGATCCTGATCGTGCCCTTGTTCCGGCAGATGCTGGCGTTCAACATGGTGGACACCTACTGGGGCATCATCCTGCCGCAGGTGATCGCCCCGGTGATGGTCTTCATCCTGAAGAAGTTCTTCGACCAGGTGCCGATCGAGCTCGAGGAGGCAGCCAGGGTCGACGGCGCCAACCGGTTGCGGGTGTTTCTGCAGATCGTCCTGCCCCTGTCACGTCCGATCCTGGCGGCGGTATCGATCTTCGTCTTCATCGGAGCCTGGAACAACTTCCTCTGGCCATTCGTGGTGACCAACAACGCCAACCTGATGACCCTGCCCGTGGGACTGCAGACAGTGAAGAGCGCGTACGGCATCCAGTACGCTCAGAACATGGCGTCAGCGATTCTCGCCGCGCTCCCACTGATCGTCGTCTTCCTGTTCTTCCAGAAGCAGATCATCAAGGGCGTCGCCACGACCGGGTTCGGAGGCACCTGA
- a CDS encoding hemerythrin domain-containing protein yields MCEYCGCREVEPIARLMDEHLRLLELGDNVIRAIQHDDPTTAATELSEFSSLLTRHVDVEERGVFAAMKDEGEFVEAIEELEQEHRDLDVTVAGLLLQRPDFADEMRTLMHDLSDHIDKENLGIFPMAVVSLRPAGWRIVEQAASA; encoded by the coding sequence ATGTGTGAGTACTGCGGTTGTCGTGAGGTCGAGCCGATCGCCCGGCTGATGGATGAGCACCTGCGCCTGCTGGAGTTGGGCGACAACGTCATTCGGGCGATCCAGCACGATGACCCGACGACCGCAGCCACCGAGCTGAGCGAGTTCAGCTCGCTGCTGACCCGGCATGTCGACGTCGAGGAGCGGGGTGTGTTCGCTGCCATGAAGGACGAGGGTGAGTTCGTGGAGGCGATCGAGGAATTGGAGCAGGAGCACCGGGACCTCGACGTGACCGTCGCCGGTCTGCTGCTGCAGCGGCCGGACTTCGCTGACGAGATGCGGACCCTGATGCACGATCTGTCAGACCACATCGACAAGGAGAATCTCGGCATCTTCCCGATGGCGGTGGTCTCACTGCGCCCCGCTGGGTGGAGGATCGTCGAGCAGGCCGCCTCCGCCTAG
- a CDS encoding DUF1876 domain-containing protein — protein sequence MNEVKTWAVDIYIGERDGRTHAETRLRPKDVVTLTGEGSARLNPSDRDVPEIGDEIAVARALSDLAHRLLNVAAEDIEALTHKEAHLHD from the coding sequence ATGAACGAAGTGAAGACCTGGGCCGTCGACATCTACATCGGAGAACGGGACGGTCGCACGCATGCCGAGACCAGGCTTCGGCCGAAGGACGTTGTCACACTGACCGGGGAGGGCAGCGCCAGGCTGAACCCGAGCGACCGGGACGTACCGGAGATCGGAGACGAGATCGCGGTGGCTCGTGCCCTTTCGGATCTGGCTCATCGCCTGCTCAACGTGGCGGCCGAGGACATCGAGGCCCTGACCCACAAGGAGGCTCACCTGCACGACTGA
- a CDS encoding S1 family peptidase codes for MSLPLPDRRSTKSLLALLVTVGMLIMNLTVGPERQATEGSVDEIGDRVVGALGTGRTGGSYLDESTGRLVVTVTDRPAAEVVRAAGLQPQLVARSTQSLDRTKGALDAFASRHGAGQVQNWYVDVVTNRLVVTSRAGATDRTTQRFLAEVRSYAPQAKIELARATVRPTKNLHGGQQVDMSDGYVCSSGFNARTTSGSAVMITAGHCAVGRPTFYHKDRKIGATIKYSFPRNDYGIVRVNTAKWKPRATVVRWDGTLRSVSGYSKAAVGSKICKSGQTSHWTCGRIKAYNQTVNYGDGQIVSGLVRYSACVEDGDSGAAVMSGSKAQGINSGAELYQKGSRWVCGSKVGEPNVSYYQPIGEVLKAYKLKLLVR; via the coding sequence ATGTCTCTGCCGCTGCCGGATCGCCGCTCCACCAAATCCCTGCTCGCACTGCTCGTCACCGTCGGGATGTTGATCATGAACCTCACTGTCGGCCCCGAGCGGCAGGCAACCGAGGGGTCGGTTGACGAGATCGGCGACCGGGTGGTTGGAGCGCTCGGCACCGGCCGGACCGGCGGCAGCTACCTCGATGAGTCGACTGGCCGGCTCGTCGTCACGGTGACCGATCGGCCAGCCGCCGAGGTCGTTCGTGCCGCCGGGCTGCAGCCGCAACTGGTGGCCCGTTCGACCCAGAGCCTGGACCGGACGAAGGGTGCTCTCGACGCCTTCGCGTCCCGCCACGGGGCCGGGCAGGTGCAGAACTGGTACGTGGACGTCGTGACCAACCGGCTCGTCGTCACCAGCCGAGCCGGCGCCACAGATCGCACGACGCAACGTTTCCTCGCCGAGGTGAGAAGCTACGCACCGCAGGCGAAGATCGAGCTCGCCCGGGCAACGGTCCGCCCGACCAAGAACCTGCACGGCGGGCAGCAGGTCGACATGAGCGACGGCTACGTCTGCAGCAGCGGGTTCAACGCGCGAACGACCTCCGGTTCGGCGGTCATGATCACGGCAGGACACTGCGCGGTGGGCAGGCCGACCTTCTACCACAAGGACCGCAAGATCGGCGCGACTATCAAGTACAGCTTCCCACGCAACGACTACGGCATCGTCCGGGTGAACACCGCCAAGTGGAAGCCGCGCGCCACCGTGGTGAGATGGGACGGCACTCTCAGGTCGGTCAGCGGCTACAGCAAGGCCGCCGTCGGGTCGAAGATCTGCAAGAGCGGGCAGACGTCGCACTGGACCTGCGGCCGGATCAAGGCTTACAACCAGACCGTCAACTACGGTGACGGGCAGATCGTCTCCGGCCTGGTCCGCTACTCCGCCTGCGTCGAGGACGGCGACAGCGGCGCAGCCGTCATGAGTGGAAGCAAGGCGCAAGGAATCAACAGCGGCGCCGAGCTGTACCAGAAGGGTTCCCGCTGGGTGTGCGGCTCGAAGGTGGGCGAACCGAATGTGAGCTACTACCAGCCGAT